One part of the Streptomyces lienomycini genome encodes these proteins:
- a CDS encoding glycosyltransferase 87 family protein, whose translation MTKSYERYVRHIQYIHHERYMWAGCAVVSLGLALASDLGPHRVWGVMAGTGYAVAAVFACGARSRPAARMVAVAGAVVVPLVRLVTAGLGQLEVTVVERSGQLLLTTGSPYVAGPTAVADFNPYLPGMALFGVLPGDARWWLGGAFVAALAAAGLHRSWLLACPLVALPLAVGGIDLPVVGLMCLGVVLAGQGRPGRAGLVLGAAAALKWTAWPALPVALALIAVRRGGQPALRYAAVALSTATAAVLPFALANPAGFYRSVIAFPLGLTNTTSPAASPLPGHLLATYVPGGRVIALALLAVSALLIAVWLVVRPPGTARAAAARLALGLGLAMALMPATRFGYLVYPLVLGALAFRMLQRGSTVTPVVPSREKALV comes from the coding sequence ATGACGAAGAGTTATGAACGGTACGTGAGACACATCCAGTACATACATCACGAGCGGTACATGTGGGCTGGCTGCGCGGTTGTCTCGCTGGGGCTCGCCTTGGCCTCGGATCTGGGGCCGCACCGGGTGTGGGGGGTGATGGCGGGGACGGGCTACGCGGTCGCGGCGGTCTTTGCCTGCGGTGCGCGCTCCCGCCCAGCTGCCCGGATGGTCGCGGTGGCGGGGGCCGTCGTGGTGCCGCTCGTGCGGCTGGTGACGGCCGGGCTCGGGCAGCTGGAGGTCACGGTCGTCGAGCGGTCAGGGCAGCTGCTGCTCACGACCGGCAGCCCGTACGTCGCCGGCCCTACGGCCGTCGCCGACTTCAACCCCTACCTGCCCGGGATGGCGCTCTTCGGTGTGCTGCCCGGGGATGCGCGCTGGTGGCTGGGCGGCGCATTCGTGGCGGCCCTCGCGGCGGCCGGCCTGCACCGATCCTGGCTGCTCGCCTGCCCTCTGGTCGCGCTGCCCCTCGCGGTGGGCGGGATCGACCTTCCGGTCGTCGGCTTGATGTGCCTCGGGGTCGTGCTCGCCGGGCAGGGGCGGCCGGGTCGGGCAGGGCTGGTGCTCGGCGCCGCCGCCGCGCTCAAGTGGACGGCGTGGCCCGCGCTGCCCGTGGCGCTGGCGCTGATCGCGGTACGCCGGGGCGGACAACCCGCGCTGCGGTACGCGGCCGTGGCCCTGTCCACCGCGACGGCGGCGGTGCTGCCCTTCGCCCTCGCCAACCCCGCCGGCTTCTACCGGAGTGTCATCGCCTTCCCGCTGGGCCTCACCAACACCACCTCGCCGGCCGCGAGCCCGCTGCCCGGGCATCTGCTCGCGACGTACGTCCCCGGCGGCAGGGTGATCGCGCTCGCGCTCCTCGCAGTGAGCGCGCTGCTGATCGCGGTGTGGCTGGTGGTGCGGCCGCCGGGGACGGCACGGGCGGCGGCCGCCCGGCTCGCGCTCGGTCTGGGCCTGGCGATGGCTCTGATGCCCGCGACCCGTTTCGGCTATCTGGTCTATCCGCTGGTGCTCGGGGCGCTGGCGTTCCGAATGTTGCAGCGGGGCAGCACCGTCACCCCTGTCGTCCCGTCCAGGGAGAAGGCCCTCGTATGA
- a CDS encoding glycosyltransferase family 4 protein translates to MTNNSRPRTLIVTNDFPPRQGGIETFVRELADRFPSDEVVVFTSASSPATAESAPDEPFPYPVIRHRVRTLLPTPRATAHAASVARRYGCDRVWFGAAAPLGLMTARLRRMTDIRTAVATTHGHEVWWARTLGARGLLRRIGNETDALTWLGASTRGPIEAALTPGTQTARLVPGVDTTVFHPGIDGGPVRARYGLSRRPVILCAARLVPRKGQDTLIRALPWIRRAVPDAMLLLVGDGPYISVLRQLALTENVLDSVVFAGGHPHHTLPSFYAAADAFAMPCRSRRRGLEVEGLGIVYLEAAASGLPVLAGDSGGAPDAVRDGETGHVVDGHSVAATADRLTRLLRNPELAHEMGEKGRHWVQTQWTWDRSYATLAGLLHSAGAAG, encoded by the coding sequence ATGACGAACAACTCCCGTCCTCGCACGCTGATCGTCACCAATGACTTCCCGCCCAGGCAGGGCGGCATCGAGACGTTCGTTCGTGAACTGGCCGACCGTTTCCCATCCGACGAGGTGGTCGTCTTCACCTCTGCGTCGAGCCCGGCTACGGCGGAGTCGGCACCCGACGAGCCCTTTCCGTACCCGGTGATCCGCCACCGGGTGCGCACTCTCTTGCCCACCCCCCGGGCCACCGCGCACGCCGCGTCCGTGGCCCGCCGGTATGGCTGCGATCGGGTTTGGTTCGGAGCGGCGGCGCCGCTCGGCCTGATGACGGCGCGGCTGAGGCGGATGACGGACATCCGTACCGCCGTCGCCACCACGCACGGCCATGAGGTGTGGTGGGCCCGCACCCTCGGCGCCCGCGGCCTGCTGCGCCGCATCGGGAACGAGACCGACGCCCTGACCTGGCTAGGCGCCAGCACCCGCGGACCGATCGAGGCGGCCCTCACCCCCGGGACCCAGACCGCACGCCTCGTCCCCGGAGTGGACACCACGGTCTTTCACCCCGGCATCGACGGAGGCCCGGTCAGAGCCCGGTACGGCCTGAGCCGCCGCCCAGTGATCCTGTGCGCGGCCCGGCTGGTCCCGCGCAAGGGCCAGGACACCCTGATCAGGGCGCTGCCCTGGATCCGCAGGGCGGTCCCGGACGCCATGCTTCTTCTGGTCGGTGACGGTCCTTACATCTCCGTACTACGTCAACTCGCCCTGACCGAAAACGTCTTGGACTCGGTCGTCTTCGCGGGCGGCCACCCCCACCACACCCTCCCCTCCTTCTACGCCGCCGCCGACGCCTTCGCCATGCCCTGCCGCAGCCGCAGACGCGGCCTGGAGGTGGAGGGCTTGGGCATTGTCTACCTGGAGGCCGCCGCGTCCGGACTCCCCGTCCTGGCAGGCGACTCGGGCGGCGCCCCCGACGCGGTACGCGACGGCGAGACCGGCCATGTCGTCGACGGCCACTCCGTGGCGGCGACGGCAGACCGTCTGACCAGACTCCTCCGCAACCCTGAACTCGCGCACGAGATGGGCGAGAAGGGCCGCCACTGGGTCCAAACGCAATGGACCTGGGACCGGTCCTACGCGACTTTGGCGGGGCTGCTCCATTCAGCGGGAGCAGCGGGGTGA
- a CDS encoding helix-turn-helix domain-containing protein has product MSSKPQNAVADVSVPPLTRRQLTETRRMRAAELFEQRRPSSEVARAVGMHPESVRRWKRLWEQGGTESLRRRPATGAQAG; this is encoded by the coding sequence GTGTCTTCCAAGCCGCAGAATGCTGTTGCTGATGTCTCCGTTCCGCCGCTGACGCGGCGGCAGTTGACCGAGACACGTCGCATGCGTGCGGCCGAGTTGTTCGAGCAGAGACGTCCTTCGTCCGAGGTTGCCCGGGCAGTGGGGATGCATCCCGAGAGTGTGCGCCGGTGGAAACGCTTGTGGGAGCAGGGCGGGACTGAGTCATTGCGGCGGCGTCCGGCTACCGGTGCCCAAGCTGGATGA
- a CDS encoding winged helix-turn-helix domain-containing protein, whose protein sequence is MGWSLQRPRRQAVERNESEIARWIAHEWPRIKRGR, encoded by the coding sequence CTGGGATGGAGTCTGCAGCGGCCCCGGCGTCAAGCCGTCGAGCGGAACGAGTCCGAGATCGCCCGATGGATCGCCCACGAGTGGCCGCGCATCAAAAGGGGGCGGTGA
- a CDS encoding transposase, translating into MAAHQKGAVKKRAWIVFLDESGVSLLPEVRRTYAPRGRTPLLRHRLNWKRAGMAAALDYHAADPERGPRLCFHLKPGRYDIISLIDVLEEIRTFYAGEPVVLVWDGLSARCSRGMRTWMAEQDWLSLERLPAHAPEPNPWNCCGRRSRPAS; encoded by the coding sequence GTGGCCGCGCATCAAAAGGGGGCGGTGAAGAAACGTGCCTGGATCGTCTTCCTCGACGAATCAGGAGTGTCGCTGCTGCCCGAGGTGCGTCGCACCTACGCACCCCGCGGCCGCACTCCGCTCTTGCGGCACCGGCTGAATTGGAAGCGAGCCGGGATGGCCGCCGCGCTGGACTATCACGCCGCCGACCCCGAACGCGGCCCGCGGCTGTGCTTCCACCTCAAGCCGGGCAGGTACGACATCATTTCCCTGATCGATGTGCTGGAAGAGATCAGGACCTTCTACGCCGGTGAGCCGGTGGTGTTGGTATGGGACGGACTGTCCGCCCGCTGCAGCCGGGGCATGCGGACCTGGATGGCTGAGCAGGACTGGCTCAGCCTCGAGCGGCTGCCTGCCCATGCTCCCGAACCCAACCCGTGGAACTGCTGTGGTCGGCGTTCAAGACCCGCGAGCTGA
- a CDS encoding SRPBCC domain-containing protein, translated as MSEDRIERETLIAAPLERVWSLVAQPGFWVADKASLPGTVAKEGESMMARNAEHGDFPVRVEKVEPPTYLAYRWTSAFPGEELREDNSTLVEFTLTPEGEQTRLRVVESGFAALAGSEELRSQNLKDHTEGWPLELDALKTRAEQPST; from the coding sequence ATGAGCGAGGACCGGATCGAACGCGAAACCCTGATCGCAGCGCCCCTGGAGCGGGTCTGGTCGCTGGTGGCCCAACCCGGGTTCTGGGTGGCCGACAAGGCGAGCCTGCCGGGCACCGTGGCCAAGGAAGGCGAGTCGATGATGGCGAGGAACGCCGAGCACGGCGACTTCCCGGTGCGTGTGGAGAAGGTCGAGCCGCCCACGTACCTGGCGTACCGCTGGACCAGCGCCTTCCCCGGAGAAGAGCTGCGCGAGGACAACAGCACGCTCGTGGAGTTCACATTGACCCCGGAAGGCGAGCAGACGCGGCTGCGCGTCGTCGAGAGCGGGTTCGCGGCGCTGGCCGGGTCCGAGGAGCTGCGCAGTCAGAACCTGAAGGACCACACGGAAGGCTGGCCCCTGGAGCTCGACGCGCTCAAGACACGCGCCGAACAGCCCTCCACATGA
- a CDS encoding ArsR/SmtB family transcription factor, whose product MTEERPGAAEVVDSVLGALADPTRRQLLDLLAAQDEATATTLAERLPVSRQAVVKHLAVLEAAGLVSGGRVGREVRYAVRPAALDTTARWMASLAAYWDRRLANIKRVAEAAERDPSATRPE is encoded by the coding sequence ATGACGGAAGAACGCCCCGGCGCCGCTGAGGTCGTCGACAGCGTCCTCGGTGCGCTCGCCGACCCGACGCGACGTCAACTGCTTGACCTGCTCGCCGCACAGGACGAAGCCACTGCCACGACGCTCGCCGAACGACTTCCCGTCTCGCGGCAGGCGGTGGTCAAGCACCTCGCCGTCCTGGAGGCCGCCGGGCTGGTTTCCGGCGGCCGGGTCGGACGCGAGGTGCGGTATGCCGTACGGCCCGCGGCGCTGGACACGACGGCACGGTGGATGGCCTCGCTCGCGGCCTACTGGGACCGGCGGTTGGCGAACATCAAACGCGTCGCTGAGGCAGCGGAGCGGGATCCGAGTGCGACACGCCCCGAATGA
- a CDS encoding type 1 glutamine amidotransferase domain-containing protein, producing MKILIVLTSHDELGTTGRKTGFWLEELAAPYYRFKEAGAEVVLASPKGGRPPLDPKSNEPAFQTDETRRFEADPDAMADLAHTVRLDSVSADDFDTVFYPGGHGPLWDLAEDPTSVRLVETILRAGKPLALVCHAPGTLRHATNPDGTPLVRGRKVTGFTNGEETDAGLTDIVPFLVEDELKRLGAHYTKTDNWQPYVVIDGLLITGQSPASSGPAADALLTLLTLVNQVDDARA from the coding sequence ATGAAGATTCTCATCGTCCTCACCTCGCACGACGAACTCGGCACCACCGGCCGCAAGACCGGCTTCTGGCTGGAGGAACTCGCCGCCCCCTACTACCGCTTCAAGGAAGCCGGCGCCGAAGTCGTCCTCGCCTCCCCCAAGGGCGGCCGGCCGCCCCTGGACCCCAAGAGCAACGAACCCGCCTTCCAGACCGACGAGACCCGCCGCTTCGAGGCCGACCCCGACGCCATGGCCGACCTCGCCCACACCGTCCGGCTCGACAGCGTCTCCGCCGACGACTTCGACACCGTCTTCTACCCCGGCGGCCACGGCCCCCTGTGGGACCTCGCCGAAGACCCCACCTCCGTCCGGCTCGTCGAAACCATCCTGCGCGCGGGCAAGCCCCTCGCCCTGGTCTGCCACGCCCCCGGCACCCTGCGCCACGCCACCAACCCCGACGGCACCCCCCTCGTCCGCGGCCGCAAGGTCACCGGCTTCACCAACGGCGAGGAAACCGACGCCGGCCTCACCGACATCGTCCCCTTCCTCGTCGAGGACGAACTCAAGCGACTCGGCGCCCACTACACCAAGACCGACAACTGGCAGCCCTACGTCGTCATCGACGGCCTCCTCATCACCGGCCAGAGCCCCGCCTCCTCCGGCCCCGCCGCCGACGCCCTCCTCACCCTCCTCACCCTCGTCAACCAAGTCGACGACGCCCGCGCATAA
- a CDS encoding TetR/AcrR family transcriptional regulator: protein MPTVQGDTRRSILDAAQRIMARKGFSAVGINEVLTAAGVPKGSFYHFFGSKDAFGEAMIRAYFTDYLADMDRILAQPGLTPAQRLMNYWQNWRETQSVDECQGKCLAVKLGAEVADLSEAMRIALKEGTTAVIDRLERTITAGLKDGSITVDATPRETAQALYGMWLGASVMTKIHRDIGQLDTTMTVTRQLLHLQNA from the coding sequence ATGCCTACCGTTCAGGGCGACACCCGCCGCAGCATTCTCGACGCCGCCCAGCGGATCATGGCCCGCAAGGGGTTCTCCGCGGTGGGCATCAACGAAGTCCTCACGGCGGCCGGAGTGCCCAAGGGGTCGTTCTACCACTTCTTCGGCTCCAAGGACGCCTTCGGCGAGGCCATGATACGGGCCTACTTCACCGACTACCTGGCCGACATGGACCGCATCCTCGCCCAGCCCGGCCTGACCCCGGCGCAGCGGCTGATGAACTACTGGCAGAACTGGCGCGAGACGCAGAGTGTCGACGAATGCCAGGGCAAGTGCCTGGCCGTCAAGCTCGGCGCGGAGGTCGCCGACCTCTCCGAAGCGATGCGGATCGCGCTCAAGGAAGGTACCACCGCCGTCATCGACCGTCTGGAACGCACGATCACGGCCGGCCTGAAGGACGGCTCGATCACCGTCGACGCCACCCCCCGCGAGACCGCACAGGCCCTGTACGGCATGTGGCTCGGAGCGAGCGTCATGACCAAGATCCACCGCGACATCGGCCAGCTGGACACCACGATGACGGTCACCCGTCAACTCCTGCACCTGCAGAACGCCTGA
- a CDS encoding alpha/beta fold hydrolase: MGRIKVGTENSTDIELHYEDKGTGQPVVLIHGYPLDGNSWEGQVPALLAAGHRVITYDRRGFGKSSQPSTGYDYDTFAADLNTVMETLDLRDAVLAGFSMGTGEVARYLSRYGSGRVAKAVFLASLEPYLAITDDNPDGAAPLSFFQGVSEAVQKDRYAFFTGFYTDFYNLDENLGTRVSEEAVRNAWNVAAGAGPIASAAAPLTWPTDFRPDIPNIDVPTLIVHGTGDRTLPVDATGRRFAKALPTAHYVEIDGAPHGLLTTHTTEVNEILLDFLAH, encoded by the coding sequence ATGGGACGCATCAAGGTCGGCACGGAGAACAGCACCGACATCGAACTGCACTACGAGGACAAGGGGACCGGGCAGCCGGTCGTCCTCATCCACGGCTACCCGCTGGACGGCAATTCCTGGGAGGGCCAGGTCCCGGCCCTGCTGGCCGCCGGCCACCGGGTCATCACCTACGACCGGCGCGGCTTCGGCAAGTCCAGCCAGCCCTCCACCGGTTACGACTACGACACCTTCGCCGCCGACCTCAACACCGTCATGGAGACCCTCGACCTGCGCGACGCGGTCCTGGCCGGCTTCTCCATGGGCACCGGCGAAGTCGCCCGCTACCTGTCCCGCTACGGCTCCGGCCGGGTCGCCAAGGCCGTCTTCCTCGCCTCACTGGAGCCGTACCTGGCCATCACCGACGACAACCCCGACGGCGCCGCCCCCCTCTCCTTCTTCCAGGGCGTCTCCGAGGCCGTACAGAAGGACCGCTACGCCTTCTTCACCGGCTTCTACACCGACTTCTACAACCTCGACGAGAACCTCGGCACCCGCGTGAGCGAGGAAGCCGTGCGCAACGCCTGGAACGTGGCAGCCGGAGCCGGCCCGATCGCCTCGGCGGCCGCACCACTGACCTGGCCCACCGACTTCCGCCCCGACATCCCCAACATCGACGTCCCCACCCTCATCGTCCACGGCACCGGCGACCGCACCCTGCCCGTCGACGCCACCGGACGCCGCTTCGCCAAAGCCCTGCCCACCGCCCACTACGTCGAGATCGACGGCGCACCCCACGGCCTCCTCACCACCCACACCACCGAAGTCAACGAGATCCTCCTCGACTTCCTCGCCCACTGA
- a CDS encoding TetR/AcrR family transcriptional regulator, whose protein sequence is MTGRPRTFDKDAVLRMAMRAFWERGYDGVSVAQLCKEAGIAAPSLYAAFGDKNALFEKACALYTEHLDDDLERDLSAPTAREAVERLLRSSAEHFSAPGQPPGCLVMGEPRLAERRGRTREMIRARLRRAAAEGELASAAEADGVAAFVDTVLAGMAALARDGADRARLLDAARHATRAWPA, encoded by the coding sequence ATGACAGGCAGACCAAGGACGTTCGACAAGGACGCGGTGCTCCGGATGGCGATGCGCGCCTTCTGGGAGCGCGGATACGACGGGGTGAGCGTCGCGCAGCTGTGCAAGGAGGCGGGGATCGCCGCACCGAGCCTGTACGCGGCCTTCGGCGACAAGAACGCGCTGTTCGAGAAGGCGTGCGCGCTCTACACCGAACATCTGGACGATGACCTGGAGCGCGATCTGTCGGCGCCCACGGCACGCGAGGCGGTCGAGCGCCTGCTGCGGTCCTCGGCCGAGCACTTCTCCGCCCCCGGACAGCCCCCCGGCTGCCTCGTCATGGGCGAGCCGCGGCTCGCCGAACGGCGCGGCAGGACACGCGAGATGATCCGGGCCCGGCTGCGCCGGGCCGCCGCCGAGGGAGAACTCGCGTCGGCCGCCGAGGCCGACGGCGTGGCCGCGTTCGTCGACACCGTCCTGGCCGGCATGGCCGCCCTGGCCCGCGACGGCGCCGACCGGGCCCGCCTCCTGGACGCGGCCCGTCACGCGACCCGGGCCTGGCCCGCGTAA
- a CDS encoding enoyl-CoA hydratase/isomerase family protein: MSYSGYKSLVVRVEDRIARVTLDNPPVNTVDATLAGDLKAFAEEVASDEGVAVIVFQSANPEFFSAHADFEWSFDPSTLMALADPDADPALNPLQQLNERLRTLPQVTIAKLRGYARAGGAELAMAADMRFAAADRTWLSQPESLMGIFPGGGGTQYLNRLVGRARALEIVLGAELFDTTTAERYGWINRAVPDEHLDAFVDALAHRIAALPQGVAAAAKEALDAAEASGPVPDLTEEAAAHAKVYPSPDDVVHRLRVLMDHGGQTRDGELRLERLLESIPWAHRS, translated from the coding sequence ATGAGCTACAGCGGTTACAAGTCCCTGGTGGTCCGTGTGGAGGACCGGATCGCCCGGGTGACTCTGGACAACCCGCCGGTGAACACCGTCGACGCCACCCTGGCCGGTGACCTCAAGGCCTTCGCCGAGGAAGTCGCCTCCGACGAGGGCGTCGCCGTGATCGTCTTCCAGTCGGCCAACCCCGAGTTCTTCTCCGCCCACGCCGACTTCGAGTGGTCCTTCGACCCCAGCACCCTCATGGCCCTGGCCGACCCCGACGCCGACCCCGCCCTCAACCCCCTCCAGCAGCTCAACGAACGGCTGCGCACCCTGCCCCAGGTGACGATCGCCAAGCTCCGCGGCTACGCCCGCGCCGGCGGCGCCGAACTCGCGATGGCCGCGGACATGCGCTTCGCCGCCGCGGACCGGACCTGGCTCTCCCAGCCCGAGTCACTGATGGGCATCTTCCCCGGCGGAGGCGGCACCCAGTACCTCAACCGGCTCGTCGGCCGCGCCCGCGCCCTGGAGATCGTCCTGGGCGCCGAACTCTTCGACACCACCACCGCCGAACGCTACGGATGGATCAACCGCGCCGTCCCCGACGAACACCTCGACGCGTTCGTCGACGCCCTCGCCCACCGCATCGCCGCGCTGCCCCAGGGCGTGGCCGCCGCCGCGAAGGAGGCGCTGGACGCGGCCGAGGCGAGCGGCCCCGTACCCGACCTCACCGAAGAAGCCGCCGCCCACGCCAAGGTCTACCCCTCCCCCGACGACGTCGTCCACCGCCTCCGCGTCCTCATGGACCACGGCGGACAGACACGCGACGGCGAACTCCGACTCGAGCGCCTCCTCGAATCCATCCCCTGGGCCCACCGCTCCTGA
- a CDS encoding MBL fold metallo-hydrolase, with product MTNRDTEDRLRRPARIRSLRVGELSVSYVPDGAVKMVPRSLFPATTDETWARNGPYVDPSGWLTISAGGLLIEHGERAMLVDAGYGPFTEPVSMMEHGMASMYGGSLLESLATLGRSPHEIEAVAITHLHVEHLGWAAHPEPGASQPAFGHAAYLVSHREWEERHTTFGVTEQVADALAPRVRAVSDGDEVFPGVRAVALPGHTAGQMGYEVTSGDDCLLAFADVLHSPAQVAHPDWAIVGEPAPDVSAGLRREVLGRLADEGIVGFGIHFADVPFGRVRRAGDAFAWQPLA from the coding sequence ATGACGAACCGGGACACCGAGGATCGGCTGCGTCGGCCGGCACGCATCCGTTCGCTGCGGGTGGGCGAGCTGAGCGTGAGTTACGTGCCGGACGGAGCGGTCAAGATGGTTCCGCGCAGCCTCTTCCCGGCGACGACGGACGAGACATGGGCACGAAACGGCCCGTACGTGGACCCGTCCGGCTGGTTGACGATCAGCGCCGGCGGCCTGCTGATCGAACATGGTGAGCGAGCCATGCTGGTCGACGCCGGCTACGGGCCGTTCACCGAGCCGGTTTCCATGATGGAACACGGCATGGCGTCGATGTACGGCGGTTCGCTCCTGGAGAGCCTCGCCACGCTCGGACGCAGTCCGCACGAGATCGAGGCGGTTGCGATCACCCACCTCCACGTCGAGCACCTGGGCTGGGCCGCGCACCCGGAGCCGGGCGCCTCCCAGCCCGCCTTCGGGCACGCGGCGTACCTCGTCTCGCACCGGGAGTGGGAGGAGCGCCACACGACGTTCGGAGTGACGGAGCAGGTCGCGGACGCACTCGCTCCACGGGTGCGTGCCGTCTCGGACGGGGACGAGGTGTTCCCGGGAGTGCGCGCCGTAGCGCTGCCCGGCCACACGGCCGGGCAGATGGGGTACGAGGTGACCTCCGGCGACGACTGCCTGCTCGCGTTCGCCGACGTCCTGCACTCCCCGGCGCAGGTCGCGCACCCGGACTGGGCGATCGTGGGCGAACCGGCACCCGACGTGTCGGCCGGACTCCGGCGCGAGGTGCTCGGCCGGCTCGCCGACGAGGGCATCGTCGGATTCGGCATCCACTTCGCCGACGTCCCCTTCGGCCGGGTACGGCGTGCCGGGGACGCCTTCGCCTGGCAACCGTTGGCCTAG
- a CDS encoding HIT family protein, giving the protein MPTVFSRIIAGELPGRFVWQDPEVTAFLTVAPLRPGHTLVVPRREIDRWTDAEGPLLARCVEVAQAVGQGVQRAWDAPRAGLVVAGFEVPHLHIHVAPVWDMSDFDFTKAKPEQDQSALDDAAGSCVPPCSNSVMNRPGTPTAADTPRRR; this is encoded by the coding sequence GTGCCCACTGTGTTCTCCCGCATCATCGCCGGTGAGCTGCCCGGACGCTTTGTCTGGCAGGATCCCGAGGTCACCGCGTTTCTCACCGTCGCCCCCTTGCGGCCCGGCCACACCCTCGTCGTCCCCCGGCGCGAGATCGACCGGTGGACGGATGCCGAGGGCCCGCTTCTGGCGCGATGCGTGGAGGTCGCCCAGGCCGTCGGGCAAGGAGTGCAGCGGGCCTGGGACGCCCCGCGGGCCGGCCTCGTCGTCGCGGGCTTCGAGGTGCCGCACCTGCACATCCATGTCGCTCCGGTCTGGGACATGTCCGACTTCGATTTCACCAAGGCCAAGCCGGAGCAGGACCAGTCCGCACTGGACGACGCCGCGGGAAGCTGCGTGCCGCCCTGCTCGAACTCGGTTATGAACAGGCCCGGGACACCGACCGCGGCTGATACTCCAAGGAGACGCTGA
- a CDS encoding helix-turn-helix transcriptional regulator, with protein MDRECPDSASLAEFLRSARSRLAPQKAGLDGVGPGRRRVSGLRREELAGLAGVSVDYCTRLEQGRSRSASAEVLDALATALQLDDAGRGHLHTLAGPRPVRPRPQRVHRVTRDLLDTLQRAGRPGFVLGRRLDVLAHNELAGRLITDVQALLTAERNQARFVFLDPHARELYRDWSRVAADTAAMLRLDAGRHPDDPALSSLIGELSIRSKDFSRFRADAEVHRRATGTGLPPPLMGEVTVTCQALNPVDDPDQTLFVHGTGHGSPSETSLRLPAQWTDTGGVTTQAPGAHD; from the coding sequence ATGGACCGTGAGTGCCCCGACAGTGCATCGCTGGCGGAGTTCCTCCGCTCCGCCAGGTCGCGCCTCGCCCCGCAGAAGGCGGGGCTCGACGGCGTCGGCCCGGGCCGACGCCGTGTGTCCGGACTGCGCCGGGAGGAACTCGCCGGGCTGGCAGGTGTGAGCGTGGACTACTGCACCCGCCTCGAGCAGGGCCGCAGCCGCAGCGCCTCAGCAGAGGTCCTCGACGCGCTCGCCACCGCCCTGCAGCTGGACGACGCCGGGCGCGGCCACCTGCATACCCTCGCCGGGCCACGGCCCGTCCGGCCCCGCCCCCAGCGAGTGCACCGTGTCACCCGGGACCTGCTGGACACCCTCCAGCGGGCCGGCCGCCCGGGCTTCGTCCTGGGACGACGCCTTGACGTGCTGGCCCACAACGAGCTCGCAGGACGCCTGATCACGGACGTCCAGGCGCTCCTCACGGCCGAACGGAACCAGGCCCGCTTCGTCTTCCTCGACCCGCACGCGCGCGAACTGTACCGGGACTGGTCCCGCGTCGCCGCCGACACCGCCGCCATGCTCCGCCTCGACGCGGGCCGCCACCCGGACGACCCCGCCCTGAGCAGCCTGATCGGTGAGCTGTCCATACGCAGCAAGGACTTCAGCCGGTTCCGGGCGGACGCCGAGGTCCACCGGCGAGCGACCGGCACGGGCCTACCACCACCCCTCATGGGCGAGGTCACCGTCACCTGCCAGGCCCTCAATCCCGTGGACGACCCGGACCAGACCCTCTTCGTCCACGGCACCGGGCACGGGAGCCCGTCCGAGACCTCCCTGCGCCTGCCGGCCCAGTGGACCGACACCGGCGGCGTCACGACGCAAGCCCCCGGAGCCCACGACTGA